The following proteins come from a genomic window of Gossypium raimondii isolate GPD5lz chromosome 5, ASM2569854v1, whole genome shotgun sequence:
- the LOC105768257 gene encoding 2S seed storage albumin protein, translating into MAKLALLVATFALAFFLVNASIYRTSITPGGDEETWSRHGRQSCQDQIWRQGYLPNCQRYMNEETGSSHHRYSSHYLNSCCDELENLREDCRCQGLKHALGQQLKLQGVRWESPEAEDMCEAAETALNRCGLESRRCDMHSGRWL; encoded by the coding sequence ATGGCAAAGCTTGCTCTCCTCGTAGCTACTTTCGCTCTTGCTTTCTTCCTCGTCAACGCCTCCATCTACCGCACCAGCATCACCCCCGGCGGCGACGAAGAAACCTGGTCCCGACACGGTCGGCAGTCGTGCCAAGACCAGATATGGCGGCAAGGCTACCTCCCAAACTGTCAGAGGTACATGAACGAAGAGACCGGCAGCAGCCACCACCGATACAGCAGTCACTACCTCAACTCCTGCTGCGACGAGCTCGAGAACCTGAGGGAGGATTGCCGGTGCCAAGGCTTGAAACATGCGTTAGGACAACAGCTGAAGCTGCAGGGAGTACGGTGGGAGAGTCCAGAGGCTGAAGATATGTGTGAAGCGGCAGAGACGGCACTGAATAGGTGTGGTTTAGAATCTAGGAGATGTGATATGCATAGTGGAAGATGGCTTTAG
- the LOC105768255 gene encoding protein translation factor SUI1 homolog 2 yields the protein MSDLDIHIPTAFDPFADANAEDAGAGAKEYVHIRIQQRNGRKSLTTVQGLKKEFSYNKILKDLKKEFCCNGTVVQDPELGKVIQLQGDQRKNVSTFLVQAGIVKKDSIKIHGF from the exons ATGTCTGATCTTGACATCCACATTCCTACTGCCTTTG ATCCGTTTGCTGATGCAAATGCTGAAGACGCTGGTGCTGGTGCCAAGGAATACGTCCACATTCGTATTCAGCAGCGGAACGGTAGGAAAAGCCTGACCACTGTTCAGGGATTGAAGAAAGAATTTAGCTATAACAAAATTCTCAAGGACCTCAAGAAAGAATTTTGTTGTAATGGCACTGTTGTCCAGGACCCAGAATTAGGGAAG GTTATTCAACTTCAAGGAGATCAGAGGAAGAACGTCTCCACTTTCCTCGTTCAG GCTGGTATTGTGAAGAAGGATAGCATCAAAATCCACGGTTTTTAA
- the LOC105768253 gene encoding protein translation factor SUI1 homolog 2, giving the protein MSDLDVQVPTAFDPFADANAEDSGAGAKEYVHIRVQQRNGRKSLTTVQGLKKEFSYNKILKDLKKEFCCNGTVVQDPELGQVIQLQGDQRKNVSTFLVQAGIVKKENIKIHGF; this is encoded by the exons ATGTCTGATCTCGACGTCCAGGTTCCTACTGCCTTTG ATCCCTTTGCTGATGCAAATGCTGAGGACTCGGGTGCTGGTGCAAAGGAGTATGTTCATATCCGTGTTCAACAAAGGAACGGTAGGAAAAGCCTGACGACTGTCCAAGGGTTGAAGAAAGAATTCAGTTACAACAAGATACTTAAAGACCTCAAGAAGGAGTTTTGCTGCAATGGCACTGTGGTTCAGGACCCAGAATTAGGGCAG GTTATTCAACTTCAAGGTGACCAGCGTAAGAATGTCTCCACCTTCCTTGTTCAG GCTGGCATTGTGAAGAAGGAAAACATCAAAATCCATGGTTTCTAA